In a single window of the Blastopirellula marina genome:
- a CDS encoding Gfo/Idh/MocA family protein, whose amino-acid sequence MSNPKINRRFFLKSTATAAAIAGTGFHRLASAAESKSPNELLDVACIGVQNRASANVSGVSGQNIVAMCDIDDKYLDKALQQYASQKSNKYNDFRVLLDKEKNIDAVVVSTPDHTHAPASMWAMQLGKHCYCEKPMTHTVHEAREMTKLAVKNKLATQLGTQIHAGNNYRRVVEAVQAGAVGDVTSVDVWVGKGWGGGTIPTDKPPVPKNVHWDLWLGPAAYRPYSPVYMPANWRRWWDFGGGTLGDMGCHYIDLVFWALKLKYPTEISAEGPEPDPNTAPLGLTVNYKFPKTDVAPAIEMTWRDGDHTPKEVGGHKVPGSGVMFHGTKGKMFADYGGFKLYPEDKYADWKAPEESIPNSIGHYEEWIKGCKEGTPTTCNFSYSGPLTETVLLGNVAFRSGGPIKWDAENLKVTNNESANQFIERKYREGWRI is encoded by the coding sequence ATGAGCAACCCGAAGATTAATCGTCGATTTTTCTTGAAATCCACCGCGACGGCGGCGGCGATCGCTGGCACCGGCTTTCATCGCCTGGCAAGTGCCGCGGAATCGAAATCCCCCAACGAACTGCTCGATGTGGCCTGCATCGGCGTCCAAAACCGAGCTTCGGCCAACGTAAGTGGCGTGAGCGGTCAGAATATTGTCGCGATGTGCGATATCGACGACAAATATCTGGATAAAGCTCTGCAGCAATATGCTTCCCAGAAATCAAATAAGTACAACGATTTCCGCGTTCTGCTGGACAAGGAAAAGAACATCGATGCGGTGGTTGTCAGCACGCCTGACCACACGCACGCCCCCGCTTCGATGTGGGCAATGCAACTCGGCAAGCATTGCTACTGCGAAAAGCCCATGACCCATACGGTTCACGAAGCCCGCGAAATGACCAAGCTGGCCGTGAAAAACAAGCTCGCCACGCAGTTGGGCACGCAAATCCACGCCGGGAATAACTATCGTCGCGTTGTCGAAGCCGTTCAGGCCGGCGCCGTTGGTGATGTGACCAGCGTCGACGTTTGGGTTGGCAAAGGCTGGGGTGGCGGTACGATCCCGACCGACAAGCCACCGGTTCCCAAGAATGTTCACTGGGATTTGTGGCTCGGCCCAGCCGCATACCGTCCTTATTCACCTGTGTACATGCCAGCCAACTGGCGTCGCTGGTGGGATTTCGGTGGCGGCACGCTCGGTGATATGGGCTGCCACTACATCGACTTGGTTTTCTGGGCTTTAAAGCTTAAGTATCCAACTGAAATCAGTGCAGAAGGGCCAGAGCCAGATCCTAATACCGCACCGCTGGGCTTGACCGTGAACTACAAGTTCCCCAAGACCGACGTTGCTCCTGCAATTGAGATGACGTGGCGCGATGGTGACCACACGCCGAAAGAAGTCGGCGGTCACAAAGTGCCAGGTTCCGGCGTCATGTTCCATGGCACGAAAGGCAAGATGTTCGCCGACTATGGTGGATTCAAGCTTTATCCAGAGGACAAGTACGCCGACTGGAAGGCTCCAGAAGAATCGATCCCCAACTCGATCGGTCACTACGAAGAATGGATCAAGGGCTGTAAAGAAGGTACGCCAACCACGTGTAACTTCTCGTATTCCGGTCCGCTAACGGAAACCGTTCTGTTGGGCAACGTCGCATTCCGTAGCGGTGGCCCGATTAAATGGGACGCCGAGAACTTGAAGGTTACGAACAACGAGAGCGCCAATCAGTTCATCGAACGCAAGTACCGCGAAGGCTGGCGAATCTAA
- the tdh gene encoding L-threonine 3-dehydrogenase — translation MKALVKRHAEKGLWLEDVPEPTIGINDVLIKVLKTGICGTDVHIYKWDAWAQKSVPVPMVVGHEFVGEIVEVGSNVGVFEPGQIVSGEGHVVCGHCRNCMAGRRHLCADTKGIGVNRPGAFAEYISVPMTNVWHHADGIPLDVASIFDPFGNAVHTALTFPVLGEDVLITGAGPIGCMAAAVAKHAGARFVVVTDVNPWRLELAKKVGATRVVDVRNEKLADVQKELGMVEGFDVGLEMSGNAAAFRDMIANMCHGGKIAMLGIPPEDISIDWNDVIFNMLTIKGIYGRQMYETWYQMTVLLQGGLDIEPIITHRLNYREYEKGFEAMFSGQSGKVVLDWTE, via the coding sequence ATGAAGGCGCTGGTCAAGCGGCACGCGGAAAAAGGGTTGTGGCTGGAAGACGTCCCGGAACCAACCATTGGGATCAACGACGTTCTGATCAAGGTGCTTAAGACAGGCATCTGTGGGACCGATGTCCACATCTATAAGTGGGACGCCTGGGCTCAGAAAAGTGTACCGGTCCCCATGGTCGTTGGTCACGAATTCGTAGGCGAGATTGTCGAAGTTGGTTCGAACGTCGGCGTGTTTGAACCAGGGCAGATCGTCAGTGGCGAGGGCCACGTCGTTTGCGGTCACTGTCGGAACTGCATGGCCGGTCGCCGACACCTTTGTGCCGATACGAAGGGCATTGGTGTCAACCGTCCGGGTGCCTTCGCCGAGTACATTTCCGTTCCAATGACCAACGTTTGGCATCATGCCGACGGTATTCCACTCGACGTCGCTTCCATCTTCGATCCCTTCGGCAACGCGGTTCACACCGCTCTCACCTTCCCTGTATTGGGCGAAGATGTGTTGATCACCGGGGCCGGGCCAATCGGCTGCATGGCGGCTGCCGTGGCCAAACATGCGGGGGCTCGCTTCGTCGTCGTGACCGACGTGAATCCCTGGCGTTTAGAACTTGCCAAGAAAGTGGGCGCGACTCGCGTAGTCGACGTTCGCAACGAAAAACTTGCCGACGTCCAGAAGGAACTGGGGATGGTCGAAGGATTCGACGTCGGCTTGGAAATGTCTGGCAACGCGGCCGCTTTCCGTGACATGATCGCCAACATGTGTCACGGTGGTAAGATCGCAATGCTGGGGATTCCGCCTGAGGACATCTCGATCGACTGGAATGACGTGATCTTCAACATGCTGACGATCAAAGGAATCTATGGTCGTCAGATGTACGAAACGTGGTACCAGATGACCGTTCTCTTACAAGGCGGACTCGACATCGAACCAATCATCACGCATCGCCTTAATTATCGCGAGTATGAAAAAGGGTTTGAAGCGATGTTCTCTGGTCAATCGGGCAAGGTCGTGCTCGATTGGACCGAGTAA
- a CDS encoding PEP-CTERM sorting domain-containing protein, with product MRQIQWAFLCLAVVGIAAGQLTAGMMGPYKFSIPSHFQDYDPGSTKFPFGPPSSFTPRSKPSSNPMSWNPKKVATSGHHYSPSIPKVDPHAWKKMEGPGKHFAFPGHKPSDFTCFPFPWTPSPKPGPGSSDWCDDFGSGFPSHPGFPKPGYPKPGHKFPPYCPPPFCPPPFCPPPYCPPPECPTTVPEPTSFALFGLGALGMGAVTRYRRRKKRELDR from the coding sequence ATGAGGCAGATTCAATGGGCATTTCTATGCCTGGCAGTTGTCGGAATTGCGGCAGGGCAATTAACGGCTGGGATGATGGGGCCCTACAAATTCTCGATACCATCTCACTTTCAAGATTACGACCCAGGATCGACTAAATTCCCGTTCGGTCCTCCGTCGTCCTTCACACCTCGTAGCAAGCCATCGTCCAACCCGATGAGTTGGAATCCCAAGAAGGTAGCCACCAGCGGCCATCATTACTCACCTTCTATCCCAAAAGTCGATCCACACGCCTGGAAAAAGATGGAAGGACCAGGCAAGCATTTTGCATTCCCCGGTCACAAACCAAGCGACTTCACTTGCTTCCCTTTTCCATGGACGCCAAGCCCCAAGCCGGGGCCTGGCTCTTCCGACTGGTGCGATGACTTCGGCTCTGGCTTCCCGTCCCACCCCGGATTTCCTAAGCCTGGATACCCGAAACCAGGCCACAAATTCCCGCCATATTGCCCTCCCCCATTCTGTCCGCCACCGTTCTGCCCACCTCCTTATTGTCCTCCGCCAGAATGCCCCACGACCGTGCCTGAACCCACATCGTTTGCCTTGTTTGGGCTCGGTGCTTTAGGGATGGGAGCCGTCACGCGCTACCGACGACGCAAGAAACGGGAATTGGATCGATAG
- the lpdA gene encoding dihydrolipoyl dehydrogenase — MAHTQLAVIGGGPGGYAAAFLAADEGMEVTLIEKEPRLGGTCLLRGCIPSKALLHVARVIDEVHELNKDWGVTFGEAQIELDKLRARKEGVIKSLTTGLGQLAKKRNVTVIKAKATFVDSSTLEFEGDDPSIPEGGKLTFDRAIVATGSIPAMPPAFQIDSPRVMDSTGALDLQDIPETMLVIGGGYIGLELGSVYAHLGTKVSVVELTDGLLPGADRNLVKPLQKKLTELFEDRIFTNTKVGSLGDRDGKVEVAFEGPAKFGTFKYDRVLVSIGRWPNTKGIGLENTGVVVDKRGFIEVNKQLETADPKISAIGDVTGNPMLAHKATHEGRAAVEAILGHPVSFEPAAIPAVIFTDPEIAWAGLMEEDAKRLGKKVDVAIYPWAASGRAQALGRTEGMTKWVIDPETNRVLGCGIVGPGAGEMISEAVLALEMRAEVFDLTSTIHPHPTLSETVMNAGEVFFGTATEIYKPKKKS; from the coding sequence ATGGCTCATACCCAATTGGCGGTCATCGGTGGTGGTCCCGGGGGCTACGCGGCGGCGTTTCTGGCTGCCGACGAAGGAATGGAAGTCACCCTCATCGAGAAGGAACCTCGCCTCGGTGGGACTTGTCTTCTGCGGGGATGCATCCCCTCTAAGGCCCTGTTGCACGTGGCTCGCGTTATCGACGAAGTGCACGAGTTGAACAAAGACTGGGGCGTCACGTTCGGCGAAGCCCAGATCGAACTCGACAAACTGCGCGCCCGCAAAGAAGGCGTGATCAAGTCGCTGACAACTGGTCTGGGGCAACTCGCGAAGAAGCGAAACGTTACCGTCATCAAAGCGAAAGCGACCTTCGTTGATTCCAGCACTTTGGAATTCGAAGGTGACGATCCTTCGATTCCGGAAGGGGGCAAGCTAACTTTCGATCGGGCGATTGTCGCGACCGGTTCGATTCCTGCGATGCCGCCTGCGTTTCAGATCGATTCGCCACGCGTCATGGACTCGACCGGTGCTCTCGATCTGCAAGACATTCCAGAAACCATGCTCGTGATTGGTGGTGGTTACATCGGACTCGAGTTAGGTTCCGTCTACGCTCACTTGGGTACCAAGGTGAGTGTCGTCGAACTGACCGACGGCCTGCTCCCAGGTGCCGATCGTAATCTGGTTAAACCGCTGCAGAAGAAGCTGACCGAACTGTTCGAGGATCGCATTTTCACGAATACCAAGGTTGGTTCGCTTGGCGACCGCGACGGTAAGGTGGAAGTTGCTTTCGAGGGACCAGCGAAATTCGGTACCTTCAAGTACGATCGCGTCCTGGTTTCGATCGGACGTTGGCCGAACACAAAGGGTATCGGTCTGGAAAACACAGGTGTTGTCGTCGACAAACGCGGCTTCATTGAAGTCAACAAGCAGCTGGAAACCGCCGATCCCAAGATTTCCGCGATTGGCGACGTAACGGGCAACCCGATGTTGGCCCACAAGGCCACCCACGAAGGCAGGGCTGCCGTCGAAGCGATTTTGGGTCATCCAGTCTCGTTCGAGCCTGCTGCGATCCCCGCCGTTATCTTCACCGATCCTGAAATTGCTTGGGCTGGGTTGATGGAAGAAGATGCTAAGCGGTTAGGTAAGAAGGTGGATGTCGCCATCTATCCTTGGGCTGCCAGCGGTCGTGCTCAGGCTTTGGGCCGCACCGAAGGAATGACCAAGTGGGTGATCGACCCCGAAACCAACCGAGTTCTCGGTTGCGGTATCGTTGGTCCTGGGGCTGGCGAGATGATTTCCGAAGCCGTTTTGGCGTTGGAGATGCGTGCCGAAGTCTTCGATTTGACCTCCACGATCCATCCTCACCCGACTTTGAGCGAAACGGTCATGAACGCGGGCGAGGTATTTTTCGGGACGGCCACCGAGATTTACAAGCCAAAAAAGAAGTCGTAA
- a CDS encoding glycine C-acetyltransferase, whose protein sequence is MWNSETQSQYTSILNDIKEAGLYKNERTILSPQKSKIDLPQQTEVLNMCANNYLGLSDHPEIIAAAKEGLDRWGYGLSSVRFICGTQAAHEQLEDEISKFLGMEDTILYSSCFDANGGLFETILGPEDAILSDELNHASIIDGVRLCKAKRFRYKNNDMSDLEEKLKEAKDARVRLIATDGVFSMDGYICNLPDLCDLADKYNAMVMVDDSHAVGFMGKTGRGTHEHHEVIERIDIITGTLGKALGGASGGYTSGRKEIVDLLRQRSRPYLFSNTLAPPIVSGSLKALELIQGSTALRDKLETNTKFFREEIAKLGLDVLPGEHPIVPVMFYDAKVAADFSERLLKRGIYVIGFSYPVVPQGKARIRTQVSAGHSIEELKFAVEQFAAVKQELGL, encoded by the coding sequence ATGTGGAATTCGGAAACCCAATCGCAGTACACCAGCATCCTGAACGATATCAAGGAAGCGGGTCTCTATAAAAACGAGCGGACCATCCTGTCGCCGCAGAAGTCGAAGATCGACCTGCCGCAACAGACCGAAGTCCTCAACATGTGCGCCAACAATTATCTCGGGCTGTCCGATCATCCCGAAATCATCGCGGCTGCGAAGGAAGGTCTCGATCGCTGGGGTTATGGGCTTTCGTCCGTTCGCTTCATTTGCGGCACCCAAGCCGCGCACGAGCAACTGGAAGACGAAATCAGCAAGTTCCTCGGAATGGAGGACACCATCCTCTACTCTTCCTGCTTCGATGCGAACGGTGGGTTGTTCGAAACGATTCTTGGCCCGGAAGACGCGATCCTTTCTGACGAGTTGAACCACGCCAGCATCATCGACGGCGTTCGACTCTGCAAGGCGAAGCGTTTCCGGTACAAGAACAACGACATGTCCGATCTGGAAGAAAAGCTGAAGGAAGCGAAGGATGCCCGCGTGCGTCTGATCGCCACCGACGGTGTTTTCAGCATGGACGGATATATCTGCAACTTGCCTGACCTGTGCGACCTGGCTGACAAATACAATGCGATGGTCATGGTCGACGACTCACACGCCGTCGGCTTCATGGGAAAAACGGGGCGTGGCACGCACGAACATCACGAAGTTATCGAGCGAATCGACATCATTACTGGTACGCTCGGCAAGGCCCTGGGTGGTGCCTCAGGCGGTTACACCAGTGGCCGTAAAGAAATCGTCGATCTGCTGCGTCAACGCTCGCGACCTTACTTATTCTCCAACACGTTGGCCCCGCCCATTGTTTCCGGCTCGCTAAAAGCGTTGGAGCTGATTCAGGGTTCCACCGCCCTGCGTGATAAGCTGGAAACGAACACCAAGTTCTTCCGGGAAGAGATCGCGAAGTTGGGACTCGATGTGCTACCTGGAGAACACCCAATCGTGCCGGTGATGTTTTACGACGCCAAAGTCGCCGCCGATTTCTCAGAACGTTTGCTGAAGCGTGGTATCTACGTGATTGGGTTCTCCTACCCGGTCGTTCCGCAAGGCAAAGCTCGCATCCGAACCCAGGTCTCGGCCGGGCACTCGATCGAAGAGCTGAAATTCGCCGTCGAACAGTTCGCGGCCGTAAAGCAGGAGCTCGGTCTGTAA
- a CDS encoding VOC family protein, translated as MPRPLPILGLNHLALAVRDTKTSTAFYRDVLGFREVERPPFDFPGAWLVGYGIQIHILETEYAYEGGDQPNSRADHYAFAMADTSELIEILNEHGIPFIQRVNAGNIHQTFFQDPDGHSIEVAVYPADPPFLD; from the coding sequence ATGCCCCGTCCGCTCCCCATCCTTGGATTGAATCACTTAGCCCTGGCCGTTCGTGATACTAAGACCAGCACAGCGTTTTACCGCGATGTACTTGGCTTTCGTGAGGTCGAACGTCCCCCATTTGATTTCCCTGGGGCTTGGCTTGTCGGCTACGGTATCCAGATCCACATCTTGGAAACGGAGTATGCCTACGAAGGAGGCGACCAACCGAACTCGCGGGCCGATCATTATGCCTTTGCGATGGCCGATACCAGCGAACTAATCGAGATCCTCAACGAGCATGGCATTCCTTTCATTCAGCGGGTCAATGCTGGCAATATTCATCAGACGTTCTTTCAAGATCCCGATGGACACTCGATTGAAGTCGCCGTTTATCCCGCCGATCCCCCTTTTCTCGATTAG
- the rpsD gene encoding 30S ribosomal protein S4, translated as MGHYTGPKAKVNRRLGAVIYESRGAMRAADRRPSPPGMHNRPKRPSNYGAALMEKQKIKHYYGIGEKQLRRYFDHAKHSKGNTGENLLTLCERRLDNVVRRAGLALTRCQARQGIVHGHFLVNGHKVDKPSYQLRPGDVVSVRNREKLQILYRSIHADASGEQASFLSADPETLSATFDSVPGPEDISLPVDVNMVVEFMSR; from the coding sequence ATGGGCCATTACACCGGTCCGAAGGCCAAAGTTAATCGTCGTCTCGGTGCAGTCATTTACGAGAGCCGCGGTGCAATGCGCGCTGCCGATCGCCGGCCTTCCCCCCCAGGTATGCACAACCGTCCGAAGCGCCCGTCTAACTACGGTGCTGCGTTGATGGAAAAGCAGAAGATCAAGCACTATTATGGCATCGGTGAGAAGCAGCTTCGTCGCTACTTCGACCACGCCAAGCACAGCAAGGGTAACACCGGTGAAAACCTGCTGACCCTGTGCGAGCGTCGCTTGGATAACGTGGTTCGTCGTGCCGGCTTGGCACTGACTCGCTGTCAGGCTCGCCAGGGGATCGTTCACGGTCACTTCCTGGTCAACGGCCACAAGGTCGACAAGCCCTCCTATCAGCTACGTCCTGGCGACGTGGTCAGCGTCCGCAACCGTGAAAAGCTGCAGATCCTTTATCGCAGCATCCACGCCGACGCCTCGGGAGAACAGGCTTCGTTCCTCTCGGCCGATCCAGAAACGCTCTCGGCAACGTTCGACAGCGTCCCAGGCCCTGAAGACATCAGCCTGCCGGTCGACGTGAACATGGTGGTCGAATTCATGTCGCGTTAA